A window from Oreochromis aureus strain Israel breed Guangdong linkage group 16, ZZ_aureus, whole genome shotgun sequence encodes these proteins:
- the LOC116311937 gene encoding trace amine-associated receptor 5-like, whose amino-acid sequence MGIRSEWRHLGGGVDLRRKFQTRKTMHPRSLSVLFYVILSSISVLTVALNLLVIISISHFKQLHTPTNLLLFSLAVSDCFVGLLTVFQILVIDGCWYLGEQLCILYYIFDYVVTNASIGTMVLISVDRYVAICDPLYYPSKVTLKRARSMRSRIEAVAVQGSVTVTIKKSEIKAARVLGIVVVVFLACLLPYFCIGLTGDKTLLNASTATVFITLFYFNSCVNPLVYAFFYPWFRRTIKLIVTLKILNSRSCKANLLIS is encoded by the exons ATGGGTATTCGGTCTGAGTGGCGGCACCTGGGAGGCGGAGTGGATCTCCGGCGCAAATTTCAAACGAG AAAGACCATGCATCCTCGTTCGCTTTCTGTTCTCTTTTATGTCATACTGTCCTCCATTTCTGTGCTCACTGTGGCTCTTAATCTACTGGTGATCATCTCTATTTCCCACTTCAA GCAGCTCCACACCCCGACcaacctcctcctcttctctctggcTGTCTCTGATTGTTTTGTGGGCCTTCTCACAGTCTTTCAAATACTGGTCATAGACGGCTGCTGGTATCTTGGTGAACAGTTGTGTATTTTGTATTATATTTTCGATTATGTTGTTACTAATGCCTCAATAGGAACCATGGTGCTCATATCAGTTGACCGCTATGTGGCTATTTGCGACCCCCTTTATTACCCAAGCAAAGTCACTCTAAAAAGA GCTCGTTCCATGAGGTCTCGTATTGAAGCTGTCGCTGTGCAGGGTTCTGTAACAGTAACTATTAAGAAATCTGAAATCAAAGCTGCCAGAGTTCTCGGAATTGTTGTAGTTGTATTTCTAGCATGtcttttaccttatttttgtattGGACTTACAGGTGACAAGACCCTACTCAATGCTTCAACTGCGACTGTTTTTATAACTCTCTTCTATTTTAATTCCTGTGTAAACCCTCTGGTTTATGCCTTTTTCTATCCCTGGTTCAGGAGAACTATTAAACTAATAGTAACACTTAAGATACTGAATTCTCGCTCCTGTAAGGCCAATTTACTAATTTCATGA